A single window of Caldimicrobium thiodismutans DNA harbors:
- the holB gene encoding DNA polymerase III subunit delta': MQEKEFLIPPKPETDSSSILSFSEVFGQKSARSLLESALKRGRLAHSYLFVGPKGVGKKTMAYAFIYHLFCATNFEKPCGECMACKKLKKRLHPDVMLISPEKRDIRIDTIRSIERFIRLRPLEAPYKVILIERAEKMNLEAGNALLKSLEEPPGYVIFILLTENLLKLLPTIISRSQVVRFHPLARETIKEYLFRRDLDESMAETLAELSSGSLGRALEMAEKGLLEELNAFVKAGESKNIERCFKIAERLSRLDKDSQELFLYLLTLWVWRSYLKAKVDISYPSAFPEETFKGDPAEALRILYKAKVALDFYVNPELTFYTLMLNLF; this comes from the coding sequence GTGCAGGAAAAAGAATTTTTAATCCCTCCAAAGCCTGAGACAGACTCATCTTCCATACTGAGTTTTTCTGAAGTGTTTGGTCAAAAATCAGCCAGGAGTCTTCTGGAATCCGCTCTAAAGAGGGGAAGGCTTGCTCATAGTTATCTCTTTGTTGGGCCAAAGGGAGTGGGGAAAAAAACTATGGCCTATGCCTTTATCTATCATCTCTTTTGTGCAACAAATTTTGAGAAGCCCTGTGGAGAGTGTATGGCCTGCAAAAAGCTAAAAAAAAGGCTTCATCCTGATGTGATGTTGATTTCCCCGGAAAAACGGGACATTCGTATTGATACCATCCGGTCTATTGAGCGCTTTATCCGTCTGAGACCTCTTGAAGCACCCTATAAAGTGATTCTTATAGAAAGGGCAGAGAAAATGAATCTTGAGGCTGGAAATGCCCTCTTAAAATCCTTGGAAGAACCTCCAGGTTATGTGATTTTCATACTTCTAACCGAAAATCTCCTTAAACTTCTTCCCACTATTATCTCCCGTTCTCAGGTGGTAAGATTTCATCCTTTAGCCAGAGAAACAATCAAAGAATATCTATTCAGGAGAGATTTAGATGAATCTATGGCAGAGACCTTGGCGGAGCTTTCTTCAGGAAGCCTTGGTAGGGCTCTTGAAATGGCTGAAAAGGGGCTTCTTGAGGAATTAAACGCCTTTGTTAAGGCAGGGGAGAGTAAAAATATTGAAAGATGCTTTAAAATAGCAGAAAGGCTTTCCCGTTTAGATAAAGATTCCCAGGAGCTTTTTCTTTATCTTCTTACTCTTTGGGTCTGGAGATCCTATTTGAAAGCAAAGGTTGATATATCCTATCCCTCTGCCTTCCCTGAGGAAACCTTTAAGGGAGACCCTGCTGAAGCACTGAGGATTTTGTATAAAGCCAAGGTTGCCCTTGACTTTTATGTAAATCCAGAACTAACTTTTTATACTTTAA
- the murA gene encoding UDP-N-acetylglucosamine 1-carboxyvinyltransferase, whose protein sequence is MRPDVEKQKRYLIKGGIPLNGEIEVKGAKNAVLPALSATLLARGEYRLKNVPRVRDVFCMLKILEHLGAKFSFEGSTLFLDTKSVNHTEIPYDLAREIRASILFLGALTASFGEARVPLPGGCAIGKRPVNFHEKGLMQLSAEIYLDHGNIVTKARKLKGAEIILDFPSVTATENLLMAASLAEGETIIKNAAREPEVVFLAEMLSRMGANIKGAGEDTIYIKGKRSLKPVKIEIIPDRIEAGTFLVLSALLPENKVIVKNLPEEYLETPLLKLQEMGVKVERLGKGIFRANRPQKFRPLEVVTAPYPGFPTDLQPIFAVLLTQAEGLSLIRENLFENRFLYALELNRLGANIKVEDRVALISGPTPLTGSPVKATDLRAGAALILAGLMAENTTTLYEVELVERGYEALPERLASLGAKIEVLS, encoded by the coding sequence ATGCGCCCTGATGTGGAAAAACAGAAAAGATACCTGATTAAAGGAGGAATCCCTTTAAATGGGGAAATTGAGGTTAAGGGTGCAAAAAATGCTGTGCTACCAGCCCTTTCAGCAACTCTCCTTGCCAGAGGAGAATACAGGCTTAAAAATGTCCCCCGTGTTAGAGATGTCTTTTGTATGCTCAAGATCCTTGAACATCTTGGAGCAAAATTTTCCTTTGAGGGCTCTACCCTTTTCTTAGATACAAAATCTGTCAATCACACCGAGATTCCCTATGATCTTGCCAGAGAGATCCGGGCCTCCATCCTCTTTCTTGGAGCACTAACTGCCTCCTTCGGGGAAGCCAGAGTTCCATTGCCTGGAGGATGTGCCATAGGAAAAAGACCGGTTAATTTCCATGAAAAAGGGCTTATGCAACTTTCCGCTGAGATTTACCTTGATCACGGAAACATTGTCACAAAGGCGCGCAAACTCAAGGGAGCTGAAATCATTCTTGATTTCCCCTCGGTTACAGCAACGGAAAATCTTCTCATGGCAGCAAGCTTAGCTGAAGGAGAAACTATTATCAAAAATGCAGCCCGAGAGCCAGAAGTGGTCTTTCTTGCGGAGATGCTTTCTCGCATGGGTGCAAATATTAAAGGAGCAGGAGAAGATACCATTTATATCAAAGGTAAAAGGAGTCTAAAACCTGTAAAAATAGAAATAATTCCCGATCGTATTGAAGCTGGCACTTTTCTTGTTCTATCAGCGCTCCTTCCCGAAAATAAGGTGATAGTTAAAAATCTCCCTGAGGAATATTTGGAGACGCCTCTTTTAAAACTTCAGGAGATGGGAGTAAAGGTTGAAAGGCTTGGAAAGGGAATCTTTCGGGCTAACCGACCTCAGAAATTTAGACCCCTTGAGGTTGTTACAGCTCCCTATCCTGGTTTTCCAACGGACCTTCAACCCATCTTTGCAGTGCTTCTCACTCAGGCTGAAGGGCTCTCCCTTATAAGGGAGAATCTCTTTGAAAACAGATTTCTCTATGCTCTGGAACTCAACCGTCTGGGAGCTAATATCAAGGTAGAGGATAGAGTAGCCTTAATTTCAGGGCCAACTCCACTTACTGGCTCTCCTGTTAAAGCTACAGATCTCAGAGCCGGGGCTGCCCTGATTTTGGCTGGCCTTATGGCTGAAAACACAACTACCCTCTATGAGGTTGAGCTTGTTGAAAGGGGCTATGAGGCTCTTCCTGAAAGATTGGCATCCCTTGGAGCAAAAATTGAAGTCCTATCCTGA